A single genomic interval of Amycolatopsis albispora harbors:
- a CDS encoding M56 family metallopeptidase — protein MSAVAHLAVTLVLCLLWVPPLLGARWASQSPGAAVVAWQLLLGTGVLCVVGLLAALGLAPYDRPMLPALGEFTEDLGTGLPPEMTVARLCWLVAAVVMVVLVPVTVVASTVGVLRVRRRQRDLLALLGRTDPAAPGAVVVDHPVPMAYCVPGLRPRIVVSSGTLAMLDRGQLAAVLGHERAHARERHDLVLVPFTALRRVLPNSRYAKEISATVALLLEMRADDRACRAHTRGCLQAALRRFRDGGFTTPAGALGIDDDHGDITARLDRIAQPRRRQLLPARWIALTATTALASTPISLFVWPG, from the coding sequence ATGAGCGCGGTCGCGCACCTGGCGGTGACGCTGGTGCTCTGCCTGCTGTGGGTGCCGCCGCTGCTGGGTGCGCGGTGGGCCAGCCAGAGCCCCGGGGCCGCGGTGGTCGCCTGGCAGCTGCTGCTGGGGACCGGGGTGCTGTGCGTGGTGGGCCTGCTGGCCGCGTTGGGGCTGGCGCCGTACGACCGGCCGATGCTGCCCGCGCTGGGCGAGTTCACCGAGGACCTGGGCACCGGGCTGCCGCCGGAGATGACCGTGGCGCGGTTGTGCTGGCTGGTCGCCGCGGTGGTCATGGTCGTGCTGGTGCCGGTCACCGTGGTCGCGTCCACGGTGGGCGTGCTGCGGGTGCGGCGCCGCCAGCGGGACCTGCTCGCGCTGCTCGGGCGCACCGATCCGGCCGCGCCGGGCGCGGTGGTGGTGGACCACCCGGTGCCGATGGCCTACTGCGTGCCGGGGCTGCGGCCGCGGATCGTGGTCAGCTCGGGCACGCTCGCGATGCTCGACCGCGGGCAGCTGGCCGCGGTGCTCGGGCACGAACGGGCGCATGCACGTGAGCGGCACGACCTGGTGCTGGTGCCGTTCACCGCGTTGCGGCGGGTGCTGCCGAATTCGCGCTACGCCAAGGAAATCTCGGCGACCGTGGCGCTGCTGCTGGAAATGCGCGCCGACGACAGGGCATGCCGGGCGCACACCCGCGGTTGCCTGCAGGCGGCGCTGCGGCGCTTCCGAGATGGCGGGTTCACCACCCCGGCGGGCGCGCTCGGCATCGACGACGACCACGGCGACATCACCGCCCGGCTGGACCGCATCGCCCAACCCCGGCGGCGGCAACTCCTGCCCGCCCGGTGGATCGCGCTCACCGCCACCACCGCACTTGCCTCGACGCCGATCAGCCTCTTCGTCTGGCCGGGCTAG
- a CDS encoding BlaI/MecI/CopY family transcriptional regulator produces MAGTGGLGELERAVMDVLWDRGDQGPVTVRAVADALAERKPAYTTVMTVLDRLAKKGFVLRERDGRAWSYRPAAGRDAYVARLMLDALELTGDREAALAHFARSVSNPEAEALSQALDRHRKSG; encoded by the coding sequence ATGGCGGGAACAGGCGGTTTGGGCGAGCTGGAACGCGCGGTGATGGACGTGCTGTGGGACCGCGGTGACCAGGGCCCGGTCACCGTGCGCGCGGTCGCCGACGCGCTGGCCGAGCGCAAGCCGGCCTACACCACCGTGATGACCGTGCTCGACCGGCTGGCGAAGAAGGGGTTCGTGCTCCGCGAGCGCGACGGCCGCGCCTGGTCGTACCGCCCGGCCGCCGGCCGTGACGCCTACGTGGCCCGCCTGATGCTCGACGCGCTCGAACTGACCGGTGATCGCGAGGCCGCGCTGGCGCACTTCGCGCGGTCGGTGAGCAATCCCGAGGCCGAGGCGCTCAGCCAGGCGCTGGACAGGCACCGGAAGTCCGGATGA